Within Ramlibacter henchirensis, the genomic segment CACGTCCGCGACTTCCGGACGGCGTCGGGCCATGCACCCCGCATCGGGCTCGACGTCGCTTTCGAACAGATCCAGGTCGGCGGGAAAGGACCGCGCGCCGTGGCCGTGCAGCCGGCCGGCGCTTCCGTGCAAGCTGCGACAAAGCCTGCACCGTCCGCCAAAGCGCATCGAGCCAACCCTCGGTCCTCCTCCGCGGGTCCATCCAGCGGCGCATGGCTGGTGCTGCCTCTGATGGCCGCGTATGCAGCCGTGCTGGGCTGGGGTGTCTGGCACCAGAAGCTCGCGTGGTGGATCTTCGCGGCTTCGCCTCTCATCAACCTGCTCGCATTCTTCGCTTACTGGCAGGACAAGCACGCAGCCGAAAAGGGCCGATGGCGCACGTCAGAAAAATTGCTGCACCTCTGGAGCCTGGCAGGCGGCTGGGGCGGCGCGTGGCTGGCGCAGCAGGTGCTTCGGCACAAGTCCCGCAAGACGTCGTTCCTGCAGGTCTACGGGTTCACCGTCGTCGCGCACTGCGCCGCGCTCGGCGCGTGGCTGCAATGGGTGCGCTGAACGCTGCGCCGTTCGCTCACTCCAGCGGCAACGACATCGACACCCCCGCCCGCCAGGCAGGATCGACCCCGACGCGCCGCGAAAGGTCCATGCGCATGCGCACCTGCCGCGTGAGGTCCAGCTCGCTGCCGAGCGCCAGAGTGGACTCCGGCGC encodes:
- a CDS encoding DUF1294 domain-containing protein — protein: MRWDDARGFGFIRGTQGGQDIFFHVRDFRTASGHAPRIGLDVAFEQIQVGGKGPRAVAVQPAGASVQAATKPAPSAKAHRANPRSSSAGPSSGAWLVLPLMAAYAAVLGWGVWHQKLAWWIFAASPLINLLAFFAYWQDKHAAEKGRWRTSEKLLHLWSLAGGWGGAWLAQQVLRHKSRKTSFLQVYGFTVVAHCAALGAWLQWVR